In Rhizobiales bacterium NRL2, a genomic segment contains:
- a CDS encoding rod shape-determining protein MreC codes for MASPMSLLVNRFSLAALVAASVMLLAAGGSGLPAVERARTAILDVAAPVLDVLSRPVAAVNAALEEADSVFRVYEENARLREENARLMHWQEVARQLERDNAQYRSLLSVRSHDDVRYITARVIGESGGPFVRTLVLAAGERDGVAPQQAVVNARGLVGRVTETGRNASRILLITDLNSRVPVLVEDSRRRAILSGDNTARPRLEFMEAETRARPGDRIVTSGHGGVFPPGLPVGVVARAEQGDVRIRPFVEWSRLEMVNVLRYSPPSLDPGANGP; via the coding sequence ATGGCAAGTCCCATGAGCTTGCTGGTGAACCGCTTCTCCCTGGCGGCCCTTGTGGCGGCGTCGGTGATGTTGCTCGCGGCGGGCGGTTCGGGCCTGCCTGCGGTCGAAAGGGCGCGGACGGCGATCCTGGACGTCGCCGCCCCCGTGCTGGACGTGCTTTCCCGCCCGGTTGCCGCGGTCAACGCGGCCTTGGAGGAGGCGGACAGCGTCTTCCGGGTCTACGAAGAGAACGCCCGGCTGCGCGAAGAGAACGCCCGGCTGATGCACTGGCAGGAGGTCGCGCGGCAACTGGAGCGCGACAACGCCCAGTATCGCAGCCTGCTCAGCGTGCGCAGTCACGACGATGTCCGCTACATCACCGCCCGGGTAATCGGTGAAAGCGGCGGGCCGTTCGTTCGTACCCTGGTGCTGGCCGCCGGCGAACGCGACGGCGTCGCCCCCCAGCAGGCCGTCGTCAACGCCCGCGGACTGGTCGGGCGGGTGACGGAGACGGGCCGCAACGCCTCGCGCATCCTGCTGATCACCGACCTCAACAGCCGCGTGCCGGTCCTGGTCGAGGACAGCCGCCGCCGCGCCATCCTTTCGGGCGACAACACCGCCCGGCCGCGTCTGGAATTCATGGAGGCGGAGACCCGGGCGCGCCCCGGCGACCGCATCGTCACCTCCGGCCATGGCGGCGTCTTCCCGCCCGGCCTGCCGGTGGGCGTGGTCGCCCGCGCCGAACAGGGCGACGTGCGTATCCGGCCCTTCGTCGAATGGTCGCGGTTGGAGATGGTCAACGTGCTGCGCTACAGCCCGCCCTCGCTGGATCCGGGGGC
- a CDS encoding MFS transporter codes for MYLKPEKYPALVLNADFRPLSYFPLSVWPWQEAVKAAYLERVNIIQFYDRQVSSPSLSMQLPSVIALKEYIRPAAYPAFTRFNLFLRDRFRCQYCGSTEDLTFDHVIPRRAGGRTTWENVVAACAPCNIRKGGRMPARAQMHPRRAPMRPTVHQLNDVGRSFPPNYLHDSWRDYLYWDTELEP; via the coding sequence GGCCGCTCAGCTATTTTCCGCTCTCGGTCTGGCCTTGGCAGGAGGCCGTGAAGGCCGCCTATCTGGAGCGGGTCAACATCATCCAGTTCTATGACCGGCAGGTATCCAGCCCAAGCCTCTCGATGCAGTTGCCCAGCGTCATCGCGCTGAAGGAATACATCCGCCCCGCGGCCTATCCGGCGTTCACGCGCTTCAACCTGTTCCTGCGCGACCGCTTCCGGTGCCAGTACTGCGGCTCGACGGAGGATCTGACCTTCGACCACGTGATCCCGCGCCGGGCCGGCGGGCGCACGACCTGGGAGAACGTCGTCGCCGCCTGCGCGCCGTGCAACATCCGCAAGGGCGGCCGCATGCCGGCCCGCGCCCAGATGCATCCGCGCCGCGCGCCGATGCGGCCGACGGTCCATCAACTCAACGATGTCGGCCGTTCCTTCCCGCCGAACTACCTGCACGACAGCTGGCGGGACTACCTCTACTGGGATACAGAACTCGAGCCTTGA